From one Phocoena sinus isolate mPhoSin1 chromosome 6, mPhoSin1.pri, whole genome shotgun sequence genomic stretch:
- the AK3 gene encoding GTP:AMP phosphotransferase AK3, mitochondrial isoform X4 has protein sequence MTRLVLHELKNLTQYSWLLDGFPRTLPQAEALDRAYQIDTVINLNVPFEVIKQRLTARWIHPGSGRVYNIEFNPPKTIGIDDLTGEPLIQREDDRPETVVKRLKAYEAQTEPVLEYYRKKGVLETFSGTETNKIWPCVYAFLQTKVPQINQKASVTP, from the exons ATGACTCGGTTGGTCCTTCATGAGCTGAAAAATCTCACCCAATATAGCTGGCTATTGGATG GTTTTCCAAGGACACTTCCACAGGCAGAAGCCCTGGATAGAGCTTATCAGATAGACACAGTGATTAATCTGAACGTGCCCTTTGAGGTCATCAAGCAACGCCTCACTGCTCGCTGGATCCATCCAGGCAGTGGCCGTGTCTACAACATCGAATTCAACCCTCCCAAAACCATA GGCATTGATGATCTGACTGGGGAGCCTCTCATTCAGCGTGAGGATGATAGACCAGAGACGGTTGTCAAGAGACTGAAGGCTTACGAAGCCCAAACAGAGCCCGTCCTGGAATACTACCG GAAAAAAGGGGTGTTGGAAACATTCTCCGGAACAGAAACCAACAAGATCTGGCCATGTGTATATGctttcctacaaacaaaagttcCACAAATAAACCAGAAAGCATCAGTTACTCCTTGA
- the AK3 gene encoding GTP:AMP phosphotransferase AK3, mitochondrial isoform X3, which produces MALREIGVLAKTFIDQGKLIPDDVMTRLVLHELKNLTQYSWLLDGFPRTLPQAEALDRAYQIDTVINLNVPFEVIKQRLTARWIHPGSGRVYNIEFNPPKTIGIDDLTGEPLIQREDDRPETVVKRLKAYEAQTEPVLEYYRKKGVLETFSGTETNKIWPCVYAFLQTKVPQINQKASVTP; this is translated from the exons AAATTGGTGTGTTAGCCAAGACTTTCATTGACCAAGGGAAGCTCATCCCAGACGATGTCATGACTCGGTTGGTCCTTCATGAGCTGAAAAATCTCACCCAATATAGCTGGCTATTGGATG GTTTTCCAAGGACACTTCCACAGGCAGAAGCCCTGGATAGAGCTTATCAGATAGACACAGTGATTAATCTGAACGTGCCCTTTGAGGTCATCAAGCAACGCCTCACTGCTCGCTGGATCCATCCAGGCAGTGGCCGTGTCTACAACATCGAATTCAACCCTCCCAAAACCATA GGCATTGATGATCTGACTGGGGAGCCTCTCATTCAGCGTGAGGATGATAGACCAGAGACGGTTGTCAAGAGACTGAAGGCTTACGAAGCCCAAACAGAGCCCGTCCTGGAATACTACCG GAAAAAAGGGGTGTTGGAAACATTCTCCGGAACAGAAACCAACAAGATCTGGCCATGTGTATATGctttcctacaaacaaaagttcCACAAATAAACCAGAAAGCATCAGTTACTCCTTGA